A DNA window from Shewanella baltica contains the following coding sequences:
- a CDS encoding IS4-like element ISSba6 family transposase, translated as MQLSEALARTHITRLTEFTCLADVLEPELIQSCLDSQGVATLRRRKLPMDAMIWAVIGMALFRGESVRSLINKLDIVLPQEIDYVARSAVTQARKRLGSEVIREVFSRSANTWHARAEHPHWCGLNLYGVDGVVWRTPDSVQNQAAFARTANASGEAAYPQIRMVCLMELSSHLLVNSAFDSVAENEMNLASQLIPSIPNHSLTLFDRGFYSLGLLHAWQQAQPDSHWLLPLKKGTQYEVVRTLGKHDQWVKLTTTPQARKKWPQLPDTLEARLLTKTVKGKSIAILTSLTDPMRYPSEDIVDLYAHRWEIELGYREMKQHLLESRFTLRSQLPELVTQELWGVLLAYNLIRYKMLLMAKSLPSVHPNQLSFRDAASYIIFKLTQLPSQTPGNVPRDVLDIERNARQFKLDGKRERAYPRVLKMSKNKYPVRPKKNAVHS; from the coding sequence ATGCAACTCTCAGAAGCACTCGCCCGCACTCATATTACCCGCCTAACCGAATTCACCTGCTTAGCTGATGTGTTAGAACCTGAGTTAATTCAATCCTGTTTAGACTCACAAGGCGTTGCGACGTTAAGACGGCGTAAATTGCCGATGGATGCGATGATTTGGGCCGTTATCGGAATGGCTTTGTTCCGAGGGGAGTCTGTTCGGTCACTCATCAACAAACTCGACATTGTTTTGCCGCAAGAGATTGATTATGTTGCACGCAGCGCTGTGACTCAGGCTCGAAAACGATTGGGCAGTGAGGTTATTCGAGAAGTGTTTAGTCGCAGCGCTAATACCTGGCACGCGAGAGCTGAACACCCTCATTGGTGCGGTCTTAACTTGTATGGTGTTGACGGTGTAGTATGGCGGACACCCGATAGTGTCCAAAATCAAGCCGCCTTTGCGCGTACCGCAAACGCTTCAGGCGAAGCGGCTTATCCGCAAATTCGCATGGTTTGCTTGATGGAGTTAAGCAGCCATTTGTTGGTCAACAGCGCCTTTGATTCGGTTGCCGAAAATGAAATGAACTTAGCATCTCAGCTCATTCCTAGCATTCCCAATCACAGTCTAACCCTTTTTGACCGAGGATTTTACTCGCTCGGCCTTCTGCACGCTTGGCAGCAAGCGCAACCTGACAGCCACTGGTTGTTGCCATTGAAGAAAGGCACTCAATATGAGGTGGTTCGAACATTGGGAAAACATGACCAGTGGGTGAAACTCACCACCACGCCTCAAGCCAGAAAGAAATGGCCGCAGCTCCCTGATACCCTTGAAGCGCGTTTACTCACTAAGACAGTGAAAGGTAAGTCAATCGCCATTTTGACCTCGTTAACTGACCCGATGCGTTACCCCAGCGAAGACATCGTCGACTTATATGCCCATCGATGGGAAATCGAACTGGGCTACAGAGAGATGAAACAACATCTGTTGGAGAGTCGTTTTACGCTACGCAGTCAACTACCGGAGCTGGTGACTCAAGAGTTGTGGGGCGTGCTACTGGCCTATAATCTCATTAGATACAAGATGTTGCTGATGGCTAAAAGCTTGCCATCGGTCCATCCTAATCAACTGAGTTTTAGGGATGCGGCGAGTTATATCATCTTCAAGTTGACGCAACTGCCATCACAAACACCGGGGAATGTCCCGAGAGACGTATTGGATATAGAACGCAATGCACGGCAATTTAAGTTGGATGGTAAACGGGAAAGGGCTTATCCAAGAGTCCTTAAAATGAGTAAAAACAAGTATCCGGTTAGACCCAAGAAAAATGCCGTTCACTCTTAA